The Thunnus albacares chromosome 11, fThuAlb1.1, whole genome shotgun sequence genome contains a region encoding:
- the ildr1b gene encoding immunoglobulin-like domain-containing receptor 1b isoform X2, giving the protein MGKMILMALLLVYLPTELLSIQVNVPETERFTTLFASVILRCDYSTSANPQDVLVTWRYKSFCKDPVLDYYSTAYQAALQLGQDPSNDCPDRQRTVRTVVQKRGLNEPILGADYRERKITIQNKADLVISEVMWWDNGVYFCNIDAPGDTTGDPDREVKLIVYHWLTVLLIIIGALLLIMLFCICCCQCCPQKCCCYVRCPCCPQTCCCPEKAVMQHRMMRQAQKAMAPWMNGQPIYAPISSNASSQGVPILYSGSYSDHPVKQNFAMAPMQLSPMALQQQPPPPPPHHYHMNGSVHSSVQGTNQVLDYLENQVRGLDAGPPPMASHVVQNMPPLQSHLQPQQAPPAVPYSPGPPSMLSALDDMGVRGIERRVITLPPIIQRGPSFSSHRGPGGGEGVRGVPRMSSQSSGSTIPSERGVHRDSRRYRDVSPPRRGILRDYSDDSDWDNRRGRAPHRGSRNERGSSAGRRGGGSRPRTHSRDDLMEELHSRAARRERSYSPPQRRKGSWSSDEEDNRRRKGGKGKDWPEKPPSYNSIEIQPGHGNGQRNYNHLYKFP; this is encoded by the exons ATGGGAAAAATGATACTGATGGCGCTTCTGCTGGTTTACCTGCCGAcag AGCTGCTCTCCATCCAGGTGAACGTTCCAGAGACTGAGAGGTTTACGACTCTGTTTGCCTCTGTGATTCTGCGCTGCGACTACTCCACTTCAGCGAACCCTCAGGATGTCCTGGTCACCTGGAGATACAAATCCTTCTGTAAAGACCCAGTGCTTGATTACTACTCCACAG CCTATCAGGCCGCTCTGCAGCTGGGTCAGGACCCGTCCAATGACTGCCCAGACCGCCAGCGCACAGTTCGCACAGTGGTGCAGAAGAGAGGCCTTAATGAGCCCATACTGGGAGCAGACTACAGAGAACGCAAAATTACCATTCAAAACA AGGCTGACCTGGTCATCAGTGAGGTGATGTGGTGGGATAATGGTGTGTACTTCTGCAATATTGATGCACCTGGTGACACGACAGGGGACCCGGATCGTGAAGTTAAACTCATTGTGTACC ACTGGCTGACCGTCCTGTTAATCATCATCGGTGCCCTCCTGCTCATCATGCTCTTCTGCATATGTTGCTGTCAGTGCTGCCCGCAGAAGTGCTGCTGCTACGTCCGCTGCCCGTGTTGTCCACAGACATGCTGCTGCCCGGAAAAAG CTGTGATGCAGCACCGGATGATGCGACAGGCTCAGAAGGCTATGGCTCCTTGGATGAACGGCCAACCTATTTATGCTCCCATTAGCTCCAATGCCTCCTCTCAGGGCGTTCCCATACTGTATTCAG GCTCGTACTCGGACCACCCTGTCAAACAGAACTTTGCCATGGCTCCCATGCAGCTGTCACCCATGGccctgcagcagcagccccctcctcctcctcctcaccattACCACATGAACGGCAGTGTGCATAGCAGTGTTCAAGGCACCAACCAGGTGTTGGACTACCTGGAGAACCAGGTGAGGGGGCTGGATGCAGGACCACCTCCAATGGCTTCACATGTTGTCCAAAATATGCCGCCATTACAGTCTCATCTTCAGCCCCAGCAGGCTCCTCCCGCAGTTCCCTACAGTCCCGGGCCTCCGAGTATGTTGTCAGCCCTGGATGACATGGGAGTGAGAGGGATCGAGAGAAGGGTGATCACCCTTCCTCCTATCATCCAGCGCGGACCCAGCTTTTCCTCACACAGGGGGCctggaggtggagagggagTCAGGGGTGTCCCCAGAATGTCTAGCCAGTCCAGTGGGAGCACAATCCCCTCGGAAAGGGGCGTCCACAGAGACAGTCGTAGATACAGAGACGTCTCTCCTCCCAGGCGGGGGATCTTGCGTGATTACAGCGACGACTCCGACTGGGATAACAGGCGAGGGAGAGCGCCACACAGGGGCTCGAGAAATGAGAGAGGAAGCTcagcagggaggagaggaggtgggtCCAGGCCACGAACCCACAGTCGTGATGACCTGATGGAGGAGCTGCACAGCAGAGCAGCACGGAGGGAGAGGAGCTACTCACCTCCTCAGCGTCGCAAAGGGTCCTGGAGCTCAGATGAAGAGGACAACAGGagaagaaagggagggaaaggGAAGGATTGGCCAGAGAAGCCCCCTAGCTACAACTCCATTGAGATCCAGCCTGGACACGGTAACGGGCAAAGGAACTACAACCATCTTTAT
- the ildr2 gene encoding immunoglobulin-like domain-containing receptor 2 isoform X1, which translates to MNFYRWAVLVGALVCVCDGVHVSVREKQRFAMLFQSVVLPCQYQTASTQTPVVQWWYKSYCRDRTRESFTLPESLGVQASDLGATSHLECSDSSRTVHVVASAQGASMTLAEHYKGRDIAIINKADLRIGQLQWGDSGVYFCKVVVADDLEGKNEAQLELLVLGKTGQPDDILPEFDVEFMPEWAFVGSVVLGSILFMLLLGICWCQCCPHSCCCYVRCCCCPDTCCCPRHLYEAGKMAKSTQPAQMPVYPYYIPGVPAVVPLAPSSHVEPKIATIPSLENNLARVRSGYRLKPSQDQDSMKVLYYIEKELAQFPSAKMAALKPSSLSELSSLHDGGNTVGGNNFRHTYQTVQMKALPSIPDLDDQSVLRVAPPTQSRRYRRDRGNHSDDELDRRWNPRSEHLQRKTLSRRGRTGSLDELEEFAQSYGSRSRRAEPPDRSYDRDYSPPRRFYRDEDDGWGRRSPSPLPQKRRDTWDSDRPPRLPQSRGYDDTFLNSVLQSKARGRGGAGRVDEDSDTPSKGSSRGKGSDSYYSRSPSNRPEEEDPLPPYSELEAERYRRADPNTDRYRTVEPPRTERYRTTEPTTRPFSYTRPHQGMSHTLQGGREERDRSRNLSTALSRDTLIV; encoded by the exons tctgtgtgtgtgatggtgtgcACGTCTCAGTGCGGGAGAAGCAACGGTTTGCGATGCTCTTCCAGTCTGTGGTCCTCCCGTGTCAGTACCAGACGGCCTCCACCCAGACCCCAGTGGTGCAGTGGTGGTACAAGTCCTACTGTCGAGACCGCACCCGAGAGTCCTTCACCCTACCGGAGAGTCTGGGCGTCCAGGCCTCCGACCTGGGCGCCACGTCCCACCTGGAGTGCTCCGACAGCAGCCGTACAGTTCATGTTGTGGCCTCGGCACAGGGAGCCTCCATGACGCTGGCTGAGCACTACAAAGGCAGAGACATTGCCATCATAAACA AAGCGGACCTGCGGATCGGGCAGCTGCAGTGGGGAGACAGTGGAGTGTACTTCTGTAAAGTCGTCGTCGCTGACGATCTGGAGGGGAAGAATGAGGCCCAGCTGGAGTTACTGGTGCTCG GCAAGACAGGTCAGCCGGACGATATCCTACCTGAGTTTGATGTGGAGTTTATGCCAG AATGGGCGTTTGTGGGTTCTGTAGTCCTGGGTAGTATCTTGTTCATGTTGCTGCTGGGGATCTGCTGGTGCCAGTGTTGCCCTCATTCCTGCTGCTGCTACgtccgctgctgctgctgtcctgATACCTGCTGCTGTCCACGACACT TATACGAGGCAGGGAAGATGGCAAAGAGTACCCAGCCCGCTCAGATGCCTGTGTATCCCTACTACATTCCCGGGGTCCCCGCTGTGGTTCCTCTTGCCCCTTCATCGCATGTGGAACCAAAGATTGCCACTATCCCTTCATTGGAAAATAACCTGGCTAGAG TGCGCAGTGGTTATCGACTGAAACCCAGTCAAGACCAGGACTCAATGAAAGTTCTGTACTACATAGAGAAGGAGTTGGCTCAGTTTCCCTCTGCCAAGATGGCTGCACTGAAAC CCAGTAGCCTATCAGAGCTGAGTTCCCTTCATGATGGAGGGAATACAGTAGGAGGGAATAATTTCAGACACACATATCAGACCGTCCAGATGAAGGCACTGCCGTCCATCCCAGACCTTGATGACCAATCGGTGCTCAGAGTGGCTCCACCCACCCAGAGCCGCAGGTACAGACGGGACAGAGGCAACCACTCAGATGATGAACTAGACAGAAG GTGGAACCCTCGCTCAGAGCACCTACAGAGAAAGACCCTGAGCAGGAGAGGGCGGACCGGCTCCCTGGACGAGCTGGAGGAGTTTGCTCAGTCTTATGGTTCCCGTAGCCGTCGGGCTGAGCCTCCAGACCGATCCTATGACCGAGATTACAGCCCGCCAAGGCGTTTCTAtagagatgaagatgatggCTGGGGCCGTCGCAGCCCCTCACCTTTACCACAGAAGAGAAGGGACACATGGGACAGTGATCGTCCCCCTCGCTTGCCCCAAAGCAGAGGCTATGATGATACCTTCCTCAATAGTGTACTGCAGAGTAAGGCGAGGGGACGGGGAGGTGCTGGGAGGGTGGACGAGGACAGTGACACTCCCTCCAAAGGCAGCTCCAGAGGCAAGGGCAGCGATAGTTACTACAGCCGGTCGCCAAGCAACCGTCCAGAAGAAGAGGATCCTTTGCCTCCGTACTCTGAGCTGGAAGCAGAGCGGTACCGCAGGGCTGACCCAAACACAGACCGGTACCGCACTGTAGAACCTCCTAGAACAGAGCGATATAGGACCACTGAACCAACCACGAGGCCTTTCTCTTACACCCGCCCTCACCAGGGGATGTCCCATACGCTACAGGGGGGCAGGGAGGAGAGGGATAGGAGCCGAAACCTG AGCACAGCACTGAGCAGGGACACTCTCATAGTGTGA
- the ildr2 gene encoding immunoglobulin-like domain-containing receptor 2 isoform X2: MNFYRWAVLVGALVCVCDGVHVSVREKQRFAMLFQSVVLPCQYQTASTQTPVVQWWYKSYCRDRTRESFTLPESLGVQASDLGATSHLECSDSSRTVHVVASAQGASMTLAEHYKGRDIAIINKADLRIGQLQWGDSGVYFCKVVVADDLEGKNEAQLELLVLEWAFVGSVVLGSILFMLLLGICWCQCCPHSCCCYVRCCCCPDTCCCPRHLYEAGKMAKSTQPAQMPVYPYYIPGVPAVVPLAPSSHVEPKIATIPSLENNLARVRSGYRLKPSQDQDSMKVLYYIEKELAQFPSAKMAALKPSSLSELSSLHDGGNTVGGNNFRHTYQTVQMKALPSIPDLDDQSVLRVAPPTQSRRYRRDRGNHSDDELDRRWNPRSEHLQRKTLSRRGRTGSLDELEEFAQSYGSRSRRAEPPDRSYDRDYSPPRRFYRDEDDGWGRRSPSPLPQKRRDTWDSDRPPRLPQSRGYDDTFLNSVLQSKARGRGGAGRVDEDSDTPSKGSSRGKGSDSYYSRSPSNRPEEEDPLPPYSELEAERYRRADPNTDRYRTVEPPRTERYRTTEPTTRPFSYTRPHQGMSHTLQGGREERDRSRNLSTALSRDTLIV, encoded by the exons tctgtgtgtgtgatggtgtgcACGTCTCAGTGCGGGAGAAGCAACGGTTTGCGATGCTCTTCCAGTCTGTGGTCCTCCCGTGTCAGTACCAGACGGCCTCCACCCAGACCCCAGTGGTGCAGTGGTGGTACAAGTCCTACTGTCGAGACCGCACCCGAGAGTCCTTCACCCTACCGGAGAGTCTGGGCGTCCAGGCCTCCGACCTGGGCGCCACGTCCCACCTGGAGTGCTCCGACAGCAGCCGTACAGTTCATGTTGTGGCCTCGGCACAGGGAGCCTCCATGACGCTGGCTGAGCACTACAAAGGCAGAGACATTGCCATCATAAACA AAGCGGACCTGCGGATCGGGCAGCTGCAGTGGGGAGACAGTGGAGTGTACTTCTGTAAAGTCGTCGTCGCTGACGATCTGGAGGGGAAGAATGAGGCCCAGCTGGAGTTACTGGTGCTCG AATGGGCGTTTGTGGGTTCTGTAGTCCTGGGTAGTATCTTGTTCATGTTGCTGCTGGGGATCTGCTGGTGCCAGTGTTGCCCTCATTCCTGCTGCTGCTACgtccgctgctgctgctgtcctgATACCTGCTGCTGTCCACGACACT TATACGAGGCAGGGAAGATGGCAAAGAGTACCCAGCCCGCTCAGATGCCTGTGTATCCCTACTACATTCCCGGGGTCCCCGCTGTGGTTCCTCTTGCCCCTTCATCGCATGTGGAACCAAAGATTGCCACTATCCCTTCATTGGAAAATAACCTGGCTAGAG TGCGCAGTGGTTATCGACTGAAACCCAGTCAAGACCAGGACTCAATGAAAGTTCTGTACTACATAGAGAAGGAGTTGGCTCAGTTTCCCTCTGCCAAGATGGCTGCACTGAAAC CCAGTAGCCTATCAGAGCTGAGTTCCCTTCATGATGGAGGGAATACAGTAGGAGGGAATAATTTCAGACACACATATCAGACCGTCCAGATGAAGGCACTGCCGTCCATCCCAGACCTTGATGACCAATCGGTGCTCAGAGTGGCTCCACCCACCCAGAGCCGCAGGTACAGACGGGACAGAGGCAACCACTCAGATGATGAACTAGACAGAAG GTGGAACCCTCGCTCAGAGCACCTACAGAGAAAGACCCTGAGCAGGAGAGGGCGGACCGGCTCCCTGGACGAGCTGGAGGAGTTTGCTCAGTCTTATGGTTCCCGTAGCCGTCGGGCTGAGCCTCCAGACCGATCCTATGACCGAGATTACAGCCCGCCAAGGCGTTTCTAtagagatgaagatgatggCTGGGGCCGTCGCAGCCCCTCACCTTTACCACAGAAGAGAAGGGACACATGGGACAGTGATCGTCCCCCTCGCTTGCCCCAAAGCAGAGGCTATGATGATACCTTCCTCAATAGTGTACTGCAGAGTAAGGCGAGGGGACGGGGAGGTGCTGGGAGGGTGGACGAGGACAGTGACACTCCCTCCAAAGGCAGCTCCAGAGGCAAGGGCAGCGATAGTTACTACAGCCGGTCGCCAAGCAACCGTCCAGAAGAAGAGGATCCTTTGCCTCCGTACTCTGAGCTGGAAGCAGAGCGGTACCGCAGGGCTGACCCAAACACAGACCGGTACCGCACTGTAGAACCTCCTAGAACAGAGCGATATAGGACCACTGAACCAACCACGAGGCCTTTCTCTTACACCCGCCCTCACCAGGGGATGTCCCATACGCTACAGGGGGGCAGGGAGGAGAGGGATAGGAGCCGAAACCTG AGCACAGCACTGAGCAGGGACACTCTCATAGTGTGA
- the ildr2 gene encoding immunoglobulin-like domain-containing receptor 2 isoform X3 has product MNFYRWAVLVGALVCVCDGVHVSVREKQRFAMLFQSVVLPCQYQTASTQTPVVQWWYKSYCRDRTRESFTLPESLGVQASDLGATSHLECSDSSRTVHVVASAQGASMTLAEHYKGRDIAIINKADLRIGQLQWGDSGVYFCKVVVADDLEGKNEAQLELLVLGKTGQPDDILPEFDVEFMPEWAFVGSVVLGSILFMLLLGICWCQCCPHSCCCYVRCCCCPDTCCCPRHLYEAGKMAKSTQPAQMPVYPYYIPGVPAVVPLAPSSHVEPKIATIPSLENNLARASSLSELSSLHDGGNTVGGNNFRHTYQTVQMKALPSIPDLDDQSVLRVAPPTQSRRYRRDRGNHSDDELDRRWNPRSEHLQRKTLSRRGRTGSLDELEEFAQSYGSRSRRAEPPDRSYDRDYSPPRRFYRDEDDGWGRRSPSPLPQKRRDTWDSDRPPRLPQSRGYDDTFLNSVLQSKARGRGGAGRVDEDSDTPSKGSSRGKGSDSYYSRSPSNRPEEEDPLPPYSELEAERYRRADPNTDRYRTVEPPRTERYRTTEPTTRPFSYTRPHQGMSHTLQGGREERDRSRNLSTALSRDTLIV; this is encoded by the exons tctgtgtgtgtgatggtgtgcACGTCTCAGTGCGGGAGAAGCAACGGTTTGCGATGCTCTTCCAGTCTGTGGTCCTCCCGTGTCAGTACCAGACGGCCTCCACCCAGACCCCAGTGGTGCAGTGGTGGTACAAGTCCTACTGTCGAGACCGCACCCGAGAGTCCTTCACCCTACCGGAGAGTCTGGGCGTCCAGGCCTCCGACCTGGGCGCCACGTCCCACCTGGAGTGCTCCGACAGCAGCCGTACAGTTCATGTTGTGGCCTCGGCACAGGGAGCCTCCATGACGCTGGCTGAGCACTACAAAGGCAGAGACATTGCCATCATAAACA AAGCGGACCTGCGGATCGGGCAGCTGCAGTGGGGAGACAGTGGAGTGTACTTCTGTAAAGTCGTCGTCGCTGACGATCTGGAGGGGAAGAATGAGGCCCAGCTGGAGTTACTGGTGCTCG GCAAGACAGGTCAGCCGGACGATATCCTACCTGAGTTTGATGTGGAGTTTATGCCAG AATGGGCGTTTGTGGGTTCTGTAGTCCTGGGTAGTATCTTGTTCATGTTGCTGCTGGGGATCTGCTGGTGCCAGTGTTGCCCTCATTCCTGCTGCTGCTACgtccgctgctgctgctgtcctgATACCTGCTGCTGTCCACGACACT TATACGAGGCAGGGAAGATGGCAAAGAGTACCCAGCCCGCTCAGATGCCTGTGTATCCCTACTACATTCCCGGGGTCCCCGCTGTGGTTCCTCTTGCCCCTTCATCGCATGTGGAACCAAAGATTGCCACTATCCCTTCATTGGAAAATAACCTGGCTAGAG CCAGTAGCCTATCAGAGCTGAGTTCCCTTCATGATGGAGGGAATACAGTAGGAGGGAATAATTTCAGACACACATATCAGACCGTCCAGATGAAGGCACTGCCGTCCATCCCAGACCTTGATGACCAATCGGTGCTCAGAGTGGCTCCACCCACCCAGAGCCGCAGGTACAGACGGGACAGAGGCAACCACTCAGATGATGAACTAGACAGAAG GTGGAACCCTCGCTCAGAGCACCTACAGAGAAAGACCCTGAGCAGGAGAGGGCGGACCGGCTCCCTGGACGAGCTGGAGGAGTTTGCTCAGTCTTATGGTTCCCGTAGCCGTCGGGCTGAGCCTCCAGACCGATCCTATGACCGAGATTACAGCCCGCCAAGGCGTTTCTAtagagatgaagatgatggCTGGGGCCGTCGCAGCCCCTCACCTTTACCACAGAAGAGAAGGGACACATGGGACAGTGATCGTCCCCCTCGCTTGCCCCAAAGCAGAGGCTATGATGATACCTTCCTCAATAGTGTACTGCAGAGTAAGGCGAGGGGACGGGGAGGTGCTGGGAGGGTGGACGAGGACAGTGACACTCCCTCCAAAGGCAGCTCCAGAGGCAAGGGCAGCGATAGTTACTACAGCCGGTCGCCAAGCAACCGTCCAGAAGAAGAGGATCCTTTGCCTCCGTACTCTGAGCTGGAAGCAGAGCGGTACCGCAGGGCTGACCCAAACACAGACCGGTACCGCACTGTAGAACCTCCTAGAACAGAGCGATATAGGACCACTGAACCAACCACGAGGCCTTTCTCTTACACCCGCCCTCACCAGGGGATGTCCCATACGCTACAGGGGGGCAGGGAGGAGAGGGATAGGAGCCGAAACCTG AGCACAGCACTGAGCAGGGACACTCTCATAGTGTGA
- the ildr1b gene encoding immunoglobulin-like domain-containing receptor 1b isoform X1, with protein MGKMILMALLLVYLPTELLSIQVNVPETERFTTLFASVILRCDYSTSANPQDVLVTWRYKSFCKDPVLDYYSTAYQAALQLGQDPSNDCPDRQRTVRTVVQKRGLNEPILGADYRERKITIQNKADLVISEVMWWDNGVYFCNIDAPGDTTGDPDREVKLIVYHWLTVLLIIIGALLLIMLFCICCCQCCPQKCCCYVRCPCCPQTCCCPEKAVMQHRMMRQAQKAMAPWMNGQPIYAPISSNASSQGVPILYSGSYSDHPVKQNFAMAPMQLSPMALQQQPPPPPPHHYHMNGSVHSSVQGTNQVLDYLENQVRGLDAGPPPMASHVVQNMPPLQSHLQPQQAPPAVPYSPGPPSMLSALDDMGVRGIERRVITLPPIIQRGPSFSSHRGPGGGEGVRGVPRMSSQSSGSTIPSERGVHRDSRRYRDVSPPRRGILRDYSDDSDWDNRRGRAPHRGSRNERGSSAGRRGGGSRPRTHSRDDLMEELHSRAARRERSYSPPQRRKGSWSSDEEDNRRRKGGKGKDWPEKPPSYNSIEIQPGHGNGQRNYNHLYDRSSHSSTSVVI; from the exons ATGGGAAAAATGATACTGATGGCGCTTCTGCTGGTTTACCTGCCGAcag AGCTGCTCTCCATCCAGGTGAACGTTCCAGAGACTGAGAGGTTTACGACTCTGTTTGCCTCTGTGATTCTGCGCTGCGACTACTCCACTTCAGCGAACCCTCAGGATGTCCTGGTCACCTGGAGATACAAATCCTTCTGTAAAGACCCAGTGCTTGATTACTACTCCACAG CCTATCAGGCCGCTCTGCAGCTGGGTCAGGACCCGTCCAATGACTGCCCAGACCGCCAGCGCACAGTTCGCACAGTGGTGCAGAAGAGAGGCCTTAATGAGCCCATACTGGGAGCAGACTACAGAGAACGCAAAATTACCATTCAAAACA AGGCTGACCTGGTCATCAGTGAGGTGATGTGGTGGGATAATGGTGTGTACTTCTGCAATATTGATGCACCTGGTGACACGACAGGGGACCCGGATCGTGAAGTTAAACTCATTGTGTACC ACTGGCTGACCGTCCTGTTAATCATCATCGGTGCCCTCCTGCTCATCATGCTCTTCTGCATATGTTGCTGTCAGTGCTGCCCGCAGAAGTGCTGCTGCTACGTCCGCTGCCCGTGTTGTCCACAGACATGCTGCTGCCCGGAAAAAG CTGTGATGCAGCACCGGATGATGCGACAGGCTCAGAAGGCTATGGCTCCTTGGATGAACGGCCAACCTATTTATGCTCCCATTAGCTCCAATGCCTCCTCTCAGGGCGTTCCCATACTGTATTCAG GCTCGTACTCGGACCACCCTGTCAAACAGAACTTTGCCATGGCTCCCATGCAGCTGTCACCCATGGccctgcagcagcagccccctcctcctcctcctcaccattACCACATGAACGGCAGTGTGCATAGCAGTGTTCAAGGCACCAACCAGGTGTTGGACTACCTGGAGAACCAGGTGAGGGGGCTGGATGCAGGACCACCTCCAATGGCTTCACATGTTGTCCAAAATATGCCGCCATTACAGTCTCATCTTCAGCCCCAGCAGGCTCCTCCCGCAGTTCCCTACAGTCCCGGGCCTCCGAGTATGTTGTCAGCCCTGGATGACATGGGAGTGAGAGGGATCGAGAGAAGGGTGATCACCCTTCCTCCTATCATCCAGCGCGGACCCAGCTTTTCCTCACACAGGGGGCctggaggtggagagggagTCAGGGGTGTCCCCAGAATGTCTAGCCAGTCCAGTGGGAGCACAATCCCCTCGGAAAGGGGCGTCCACAGAGACAGTCGTAGATACAGAGACGTCTCTCCTCCCAGGCGGGGGATCTTGCGTGATTACAGCGACGACTCCGACTGGGATAACAGGCGAGGGAGAGCGCCACACAGGGGCTCGAGAAATGAGAGAGGAAGCTcagcagggaggagaggaggtgggtCCAGGCCACGAACCCACAGTCGTGATGACCTGATGGAGGAGCTGCACAGCAGAGCAGCACGGAGGGAGAGGAGCTACTCACCTCCTCAGCGTCGCAAAGGGTCCTGGAGCTCAGATGAAGAGGACAACAGGagaagaaagggagggaaaggGAAGGATTGGCCAGAGAAGCCCCCTAGCTACAACTCCATTGAGATCCAGCCTGGACACGGTAACGGGCAAAGGAACTACAACCATCTTTAT